One region of Channa argus isolate prfri chromosome 20, Channa argus male v1.0, whole genome shotgun sequence genomic DNA includes:
- the tefa gene encoding TEF transcription factor, PAR bZIP family member a isoform X2 translates to MSTEIPEMFRALVEHVFTLPNLDDNDTDKEKLCLGDNVDLGAGGGDMGPSAALTPAIWDKTIPYDGENFHLEYMDLEEFLMENGIPTSPDEDSLMSSAEGDAGKSEKPEAETKVTNPAVALLPIQELDKCGEEVVIITKSDSDITCDVTAEVETEKDRVTPEPVSPEDIEVDVNYEPDPTDLVLSSVPGGELFDPRKHKFSEDELKPQPMIKKAKKVLVPEEQKDEKYWHRRKKNNLAAKRSRDARRLKENQITVRAAFLERENAALRTEVAELRKECGRYKNVVGRYEAKFGPLAVAEDQ, encoded by the exons atgtctaCAGAGATCCCGGAGATGTTCAGGGCTCTTGTTGAGCATGTGTTTACTCTCCCAAATTTAGACGACAACG aCACTGACAAGGAAAAGCTGTGTCTGGGAGATAATGTCGACCTGGGTGCTGGAGGGGGTGATATGGGTCCTTCAGCCGCCTTGACCCCTGCTATCTGGGATAAGACTATTCCTTATGATGGGGAAAATTTCCACCTGGAATACATGGATCTGGAGGAATTCCTCATGGAGAATGGCATTCCTACTTCCCCTGATGAGGACTCTCTAATGAGCAGCGCAGAGGGAGATGCTGGGAAGTCAGAGAAGCCTGAGGCCGAGACTAAGGTTACCAACCCAGCAGTGGCCCTGCTACCCATTCAGGAGTTGGACAAGTGTGGGGAGGAAGTGGTGATCATTACCAAAAGTGACTCTGATATCACTTGTGATGTTACTGCAG aagtggaaacagaaaaggacagagtgACCCCTGAGCCTGTGAGTCCTGAAGATATTGAGGTTGATGTCAACTACGAGCCAGATCCCACAGACCTGGTCCTGTCAAGTGTGCCTGGGGGTGAGCTGTTTGACCCACGTAAACACAAGTTCAGTGAAGATGAGCTCAAGCCACAACCTATGATCAAAAAGGCGAAGAAGGTGTTGGTGCCAGAAGAACAAAAG GATGAAAAGTACTGGcacaggagaaagaaaaacaacctgGCCGCCAAACGCTCACGAGATGCCCGCAGGTTAAAGGAGAACCAGATCACTGTCCGAGCAGCTTTCCTGGAGCGCGAGAATGCAGCGCTGCGGACGGAGGTTGCAGAGCTACGGAAAGAGTGCGGCCGCTACAAGAATGTTGTAGGACGATATGAAGCCAAATTTGGACCCCT CGCTGTGGCAGAAGACCAATAG
- the tefa gene encoding TEF transcription factor, PAR bZIP family member a isoform X1, whose translation MSAEPVLITMATETGTTGSFPVVLKKIMEMPPPNILDGDDDTDKEKLCLGDNVDLGAGGGDMGPSAALTPAIWDKTIPYDGENFHLEYMDLEEFLMENGIPTSPDEDSLMSSAEGDAGKSEKPEAETKVTNPAVALLPIQELDKCGEEVVIITKSDSDITCDVTAEVETEKDRVTPEPVSPEDIEVDVNYEPDPTDLVLSSVPGGELFDPRKHKFSEDELKPQPMIKKAKKVLVPEEQKDEKYWHRRKKNNLAAKRSRDARRLKENQITVRAAFLERENAALRTEVAELRKECGRYKNVVGRYEAKFGPLAVAEDQ comes from the exons atgtccGCAGAGCCAGTTCTCATCACAATGGCAACAGAAACCGGGACCACGGGTTCATTCCCGGTGGTTCTGAAGAAAATCATGGAAATGCCTCCTCCGAATATACTGGACGGCGACGACG aCACTGACAAGGAAAAGCTGTGTCTGGGAGATAATGTCGACCTGGGTGCTGGAGGGGGTGATATGGGTCCTTCAGCCGCCTTGACCCCTGCTATCTGGGATAAGACTATTCCTTATGATGGGGAAAATTTCCACCTGGAATACATGGATCTGGAGGAATTCCTCATGGAGAATGGCATTCCTACTTCCCCTGATGAGGACTCTCTAATGAGCAGCGCAGAGGGAGATGCTGGGAAGTCAGAGAAGCCTGAGGCCGAGACTAAGGTTACCAACCCAGCAGTGGCCCTGCTACCCATTCAGGAGTTGGACAAGTGTGGGGAGGAAGTGGTGATCATTACCAAAAGTGACTCTGATATCACTTGTGATGTTACTGCAG aagtggaaacagaaaaggacagagtgACCCCTGAGCCTGTGAGTCCTGAAGATATTGAGGTTGATGTCAACTACGAGCCAGATCCCACAGACCTGGTCCTGTCAAGTGTGCCTGGGGGTGAGCTGTTTGACCCACGTAAACACAAGTTCAGTGAAGATGAGCTCAAGCCACAACCTATGATCAAAAAGGCGAAGAAGGTGTTGGTGCCAGAAGAACAAAAG GATGAAAAGTACTGGcacaggagaaagaaaaacaacctgGCCGCCAAACGCTCACGAGATGCCCGCAGGTTAAAGGAGAACCAGATCACTGTCCGAGCAGCTTTCCTGGAGCGCGAGAATGCAGCGCTGCGGACGGAGGTTGCAGAGCTACGGAAAGAGTGCGGCCGCTACAAGAATGTTGTAGGACGATATGAAGCCAAATTTGGACCCCT CGCTGTGGCAGAAGACCAATAG